A single Gammaproteobacteria bacterium DNA region contains:
- a CDS encoding PAS domain-containing protein, whose product MNLPRSPRTPILAGVTILIVLVLGGLWLIFSYLDLERDRDLTDWRIRLGLVADTRAAAIDDWLARQFSGLQELANNASLQLYLSQLAAAAASDPSIEPAQLGYLRNLIYAAAERNGYHMPGEAEPVIRANVPATGTRGLALLDHEGRVVVATPGMPPIDPEDRVRIEQVLDTNRPALRDLRLNATAQATVGFVVPVGAVAGLQAETGSGPVGVLYGLKPATELYPLLANRGTPTPHDETLLVRAQDDMVVYLSPLADGSPPTRRRLALNTPDLAAAHALRAPGGFAQLSDYRGVPVLMSSRPLSGAPWVLLQKTDAKEALKESDDHRRFLLSVFLLTLFFISAALIAAWRHGSSVRARAMAERLQEKTRLLETQSRLLHGVTDTLSDCLFLIDVDGRLLFANRALETAIGVPQADLIGKTLASVFGPDTAQRMAACVSRPADAEPRPESFIVGDREGLYQCAALPLPNPAGSGDATLVVLHDVTALHESERKRANLLRQLIMALMRAVDKHDPYSANHSARTAAVAVAVGRELKLPTPELQALDMAANLANVGKIFVPKEILTKSGTLSDAEQEALKEHVRYARDILSSLEFEGPVLDTIAQKQELMDGSGYPHGLHGRDILLTARILAVANAFVALVSPRAYRDAVPIRQALDQLLAESEAKYDRHVVAALFHLAENSRELAAITRG is encoded by the coding sequence TTGAATCTGCCTCGCTCTCCACGCACCCCCATACTCGCCGGCGTGACGATCCTGATCGTGCTGGTACTCGGCGGCCTGTGGCTGATCTTTTCCTATCTCGACCTGGAGCGAGATCGCGACCTGACCGACTGGCGGATCCGCCTGGGGCTGGTCGCCGATACACGCGCCGCAGCCATCGACGACTGGCTCGCCCGGCAGTTCAGCGGCCTGCAGGAACTGGCCAACAACGCCTCCCTGCAACTCTATCTGAGCCAACTGGCAGCGGCCGCCGCCAGCGATCCGTCCATCGAACCCGCGCAGCTCGGCTATCTGCGCAACCTCATCTATGCCGCGGCGGAGCGCAACGGCTATCACATGCCCGGCGAGGCCGAGCCGGTGATTCGTGCCAATGTCCCCGCCACCGGAACCCGCGGCCTGGCACTGCTCGATCACGAGGGCCGCGTCGTGGTGGCGACGCCTGGCATGCCACCGATCGATCCCGAGGATCGCGTCCGGATCGAGCAGGTCCTGGATACCAACCGGCCGGCGCTGCGCGATCTGCGCCTCAACGCCACCGCTCAGGCCACCGTCGGCTTCGTCGTGCCGGTCGGCGCGGTAGCAGGATTGCAGGCGGAAACCGGGAGCGGCCCGGTCGGCGTGCTGTACGGCCTCAAACCGGCCACCGAACTGTATCCCCTGCTCGCCAATCGCGGCACCCCCACGCCACACGACGAGACCCTGTTGGTGCGGGCGCAGGACGACATGGTCGTCTATCTGTCGCCGCTGGCCGACGGCAGCCCGCCGACCCGGCGACGGCTGGCGCTGAATACGCCCGATCTCGCCGCCGCCCACGCCCTGCGTGCCCCCGGGGGGTTCGCGCAATTGTCCGATTACCGCGGTGTGCCCGTACTCATGAGCAGCCGGCCGCTGAGCGGCGCACCCTGGGTGCTGCTGCAAAAGACCGATGCCAAGGAGGCCCTGAAGGAATCCGACGACCATCGGCGCTTTTTGCTGAGCGTATTCCTGCTCACACTGTTCTTCATCAGCGCCGCCCTGATCGCTGCCTGGCGCCACGGCAGCAGCGTGCGCGCCCGGGCGATGGCCGAACGCCTGCAGGAGAAGACGCGCCTGCTGGAAACACAATCACGTCTGCTGCATGGTGTGACCGACACGCTCTCGGACTGCCTGTTCCTGATCGATGTCGATGGCCGTCTGCTGTTCGCCAACCGTGCACTGGAGACCGCCATCGGCGTGCCACAGGCCGATCTGATCGGTAAGACGCTGGCGAGTGTCTTCGGTCCGGACACCGCGCAGCGCATGGCGGCCTGTGTAAGCCGCCCCGCCGACGCCGAACCCCGGCCCGAATCGTTCATCGTCGGCGACCGCGAGGGTCTGTATCAGTGTGCCGCCCTGCCCCTGCCGAATCCGGCCGGTTCGGGTGATGCCACCCTGGTGGTGCTGCATGACGTCACTGCCCTGCACGAATCCGAACGCAAGCGTGCCAACCTGCTGCGCCAGTTGATCATGGCGCTGATGCGCGCCGTCGACAAACACGACCCCTATTCGGCCAACCACTCGGCGCGCACCGCCGCCGTGGCGGTCGCCGTCGGCCGCGAACTGAAGCTGCCGACACCGGAGCTGCAGGCGCTGGATATGGCCGCCAATCTCGCCAACGTCGGCAAGATCTTCGTACCCAAGGAGATTCTGACCAAGTCCGGGACGCTGTCCGATGCAGAACAGGAGGCGTTGAAGGAACACGTACGCTACGCCCGTGACATCCTCTCCAGCCTGGAGTTCGAGGGGCCGGTGCTGGATACGATCGCCCAGAAGCAGGAGCTGATGGATGGCAGCGGCTACCCACATGGCCTGCACGGCCGGGACATCCTGCTTACCGCGCGTATCCTCGCCGTCGCCAACGCCTTCGTCGCCCTGGTGAGCCCGCGCGCCTACCGCGACGCCGTGCCCATCCGGCAGGCCCTGGACCAGTTGCTCGCCGAGTCGGAGGCCAAATACGATCGCCACGTCGTCGCGGCGCTGTTCCACCTCGCCGAAAACAGCCGCGAGCTGGCCGCCATTACCCGCGGTTAA
- a CDS encoding transglutaminase-like cysteine peptidase, whose protein sequence is MWLAAGSWSAGVAANPGTPPALFGHAETEQTDLAPFRQWLAALERHLRLDVPEADCDEAHFNRCHLRAWLTFLDSIRSLPRAEQLQRVNEYANRKTYVLDLDNYGIEDYWAVAREFLYNGGDCEDYAITKLFSLRWLGIDTDRLRIVVLQDTNLRIPHAVLAVYQDGEIFILDNQIEKVVRHNDIIHYVPVYSINEAHWWIHTPRL, encoded by the coding sequence ATGTGGCTCGCGGCGGGCAGCTGGAGCGCTGGCGTGGCGGCGAACCCTGGAACACCCCCGGCGCTGTTTGGCCATGCCGAGACCGAGCAGACCGATCTTGCACCCTTCCGGCAATGGCTGGCGGCCCTGGAACGCCATCTCCGGCTCGACGTCCCCGAGGCCGACTGTGATGAGGCACACTTCAACCGCTGCCATCTGCGTGCCTGGCTGACCTTCCTCGATTCCATCCGTAGCCTGCCGCGTGCCGAGCAGCTGCAGCGTGTGAATGAGTACGCCAACCGCAAGACGTACGTTCTGGACCTCGACAACTACGGCATCGAGGACTATTGGGCCGTGGCGCGCGAATTTCTCTACAATGGCGGGGACTGCGAGGACTACGCCATCACCAAGCTGTTCTCGCTGCGCTGGCTGGGGATCGACACCGACAGGCTGCGCATCGTCGTCCTGCAGGATACCAACCTGCGTATCCCGCATGCCGTGCTGGCGGTCTATCAGGACGGCGAGATCTTTATACTGGACAATCAGATCGAGAAGGTGGTCCGGCACAACGACATCATCCACTACGTGCCGGTCTATTCCATCAACGAAGCGCACTGGTGGATACACACGCCCAGGCTATGA
- the pssA gene encoding CDP-diacylglycerol--serine O-phosphatidyltransferase yields the protein MDQEPVNPKTRRGIYLLPNLFTTAGLFAGFYGIVASIGGRFDVAALAVFVAMIMDGIDGRVARLTNTQSEFGVQYDSLSDMVCFGLAPALIMYQWALRDMTTYGWFWAKIGWLTAFIYAAAAALRLARFNAQVEAEDKRYFQGLPSPSAAAVVVGLVWTGADIGAEGGDLVWGAFALTLMAGLLMVSNFRYYSFKELGFKNKVPFMVLLLAVLILVFASIDPPKVLFFGFLTYALSGPVITLWRIRQRRRARHDPPPQDDPHSGE from the coding sequence CTTCCCAACCTGTTCACCACGGCAGGGCTTTTCGCCGGCTTCTACGGCATCGTGGCATCCATCGGTGGGCGCTTCGACGTGGCTGCACTGGCCGTGTTCGTTGCCATGATCATGGATGGAATCGACGGCCGGGTGGCGCGGCTGACCAATACGCAGAGCGAGTTCGGCGTACAGTACGACAGCCTCTCCGACATGGTGTGTTTCGGTCTGGCGCCGGCGCTGATCATGTATCAGTGGGCCCTGCGCGACATGACGACCTACGGCTGGTTCTGGGCCAAGATCGGCTGGCTCACGGCATTCATCTATGCCGCTGCCGCTGCGCTGCGGCTGGCGCGCTTCAATGCGCAGGTGGAGGCAGAGGACAAGCGTTATTTCCAAGGACTGCCGAGCCCTTCGGCAGCGGCGGTGGTGGTGGGGCTGGTGTGGACCGGCGCGGATATCGGTGCGGAGGGCGGCGATCTCGTCTGGGGGGCGTTCGCGCTGACGCTGATGGCGGGTCTGCTGATGGTGAGCAACTTCCGTTACTACAGCTTCAAGGAACTGGGCTTCAAGAACAAGGTGCCGTTCATGGTGTTGCTGCTGGCGGTGCTCATCCTGGTGTTCGCCTCCATCGACCCACCCAAGGTGCTGTTCTTCGGCTTCCTCACCTACGCCCTGTCGGGCCCCGTGATCACCCTCTGGCGCATCCGCCAGCGCCGCCGCGCCCGGCACGACCCACCGCCGCAGGATGACCCGCACAGCGGGGAATGA
- a CDS encoding tetratricopeptide repeat protein: MQRDITHAVGGSLLGLIGGLVMGAVSAVAVAQTDGADAVDANEELFKKGMQALEDDRLKSAIEAFHSILSDQPSLHRARLELAVAYYRAFRYDEAQRLAQEVLDDPTTPPEVRVTILAFLAQLKQDQQSFAVRHHVEPSMSLGYMYDSNVNVGPASDVVQIGDQTLTLVEGSERSDSAVVLGAGVTHRYQPGKTFEVGERTALFLWQSDLGLYHREYDTEGEFNLSVLSASTGPAWVVLRHWRANVAVRAEYIWLGNAKLALFTSLNPAVTWQFKDGELTWDATVTDRNYADDRPVAEGGDAGREGTYWATGPSLGHYFMQRKLAAQVGVRAVQFRADDDRFGYDGYDAFAGANLKAWTGGSLFARLSYRDLDYDGVEPIPGVARDETERRVSIGFQHEFRDGYLNKWALSGGLQYTKNESNISIYDYDRRQFMLNLGKTF, translated from the coding sequence ATGCAAAGGGATATCACCCACGCGGTGGGAGGGTCGTTGCTGGGCTTGATCGGTGGCCTGGTGATGGGGGCGGTCAGTGCAGTGGCCGTCGCCCAGACGGATGGGGCCGACGCGGTCGATGCGAACGAAGAACTCTTCAAGAAGGGCATGCAGGCGCTGGAGGATGACCGACTGAAATCGGCCATCGAGGCCTTCCATTCCATTCTGAGCGATCAGCCGAGTCTGCACCGGGCACGCCTGGAACTGGCCGTCGCCTACTATCGTGCCTTCCGCTACGACGAGGCCCAGAGGCTCGCGCAGGAGGTGTTGGACGATCCGACCACACCCCCCGAAGTGCGCGTGACCATCCTCGCCTTCCTGGCACAGCTCAAGCAGGATCAGCAGAGCTTCGCCGTGCGCCACCACGTGGAGCCGTCCATGTCGCTGGGCTACATGTACGACTCCAACGTCAATGTCGGTCCGGCGTCCGACGTGGTGCAGATCGGTGATCAGACCCTGACCCTGGTGGAAGGGAGCGAGCGCAGCGACAGCGCCGTAGTGCTCGGTGCCGGCGTCACGCACCGCTATCAGCCCGGCAAGACCTTCGAGGTTGGTGAGCGGACGGCGCTGTTCCTCTGGCAGAGCGATCTCGGTCTGTACCACCGCGAATACGATACCGAAGGCGAGTTCAACCTGTCGGTGCTGTCGGCGAGTACCGGTCCGGCCTGGGTGGTACTGCGGCACTGGCGCGCCAATGTGGCGGTGCGTGCCGAGTACATCTGGCTGGGCAATGCCAAGCTGGCGCTGTTCACCTCGCTGAACCCGGCTGTCACCTGGCAATTCAAGGATGGCGAACTGACCTGGGACGCGACCGTCACCGACCGCAACTATGCGGACGACCGGCCCGTTGCCGAGGGCGGTGACGCCGGCCGCGAGGGTACCTACTGGGCGACCGGGCCATCGCTGGGGCATTACTTCATGCAACGCAAGCTGGCAGCGCAGGTGGGCGTGCGGGCCGTCCAGTTCCGTGCCGACGACGACCGCTTCGGCTACGACGGCTACGATGCCTTCGCCGGCGCCAACCTCAAGGCCTGGACGGGCGGCTCGCTGTTCGCGCGGCTCAGCTACCGTGATCTGGACTATGACGGTGTCGAACCGATACCCGGGGTAGCGCGAGATGAGACCGAACGCCGGGTGTCGATCGGTTTCCAGCACGAGTTCCGCGATGGCTACCTGAACAAGTGGGCGCTGAGCGGCGGGCTGCAGTACACCAAGAACGAATCCAATATCTCGATCTACGATTACGATCGGCGCCAGTTCATGTTGAATCTGGGCAAGACCTTCTGA